One window from the genome of Nicotiana tomentosiformis chromosome 5, ASM39032v3, whole genome shotgun sequence encodes:
- the LOC138892198 gene encoding uncharacterized protein, translating into MVVKKVLLKVSPMKGIMRFRKMSKLSSRFIYPFEVLERAGDVVYKLPLPPSLLGVHPVFHMSMIQSYRADRSHVVDYNTVQLDESLGYDEEPISIVDMQVRKLRSKKISSLQVQWRGQLVEEETWETEEDMRSIYPHLFGTSGWIQNTYFRNSGLRWPSLT; encoded by the exons ATGGTGGTCAAGAAGGTTCTTttgaaagtctcaccgatgaagggtattatgagattcagAAAGATGAGCAAGTTGAGTTCGAGGTTCATCTATCCGTTTGAGGTGTTGGAGCGAGCTGGTGATGTTGTATATAAGCTtcctttgcctcctagtctattaggagttcatccggttttccacatGTCTATGATCCAGAGCTACCGTGCTGACAGGTCCCATGTGGTGGATTacaacacagttcagctagatgagagcttgggttacgATGAGGAGCCAATTTCTATTGTTGACATGCAGGTTCGCAAGTTAAGGTCTAAGAAGATTTCATCGCTGCAGGTCCAATGGAGGGGTCAACTAGTTgaggaggagacttgggagaccgaggaggacatgcggagcatatatccacacttattcggcacttcag GTTGGATTCAGAATACTTATTTCcgtaatagtggcctaaggtggccaagtttgacttaa